Proteins encoded by one window of Streptomyces sp. NBC_01477:
- the eccE gene encoding type VII secretion protein EccE, producing the protein MTTASTARRDRRQGPAPAALHLSSRPGRIGVLRLHQLALVEVAAALVLIGAAAGRAVLVPCSVVAAVLVAAAVVRRRGRPLPEWLTSVMAMRRRQREAAREAAREPGTPGGAAIAAASGLIDPALAPITECDPALRTYTFSGRRRDRSVGMVGDGTFLTAVLLVQSRDEPLRTARPMPLGLLYDALEIDDIALASVQVVQHVQPAPAPHLPPQAVAAVSYGPLQAQYGTPAIRVTWVALKLDPELCPEAVLARGGGLGGAQRAVLRAADHVASRLAGAGFEASVLDEEELTAALATSAGVNPLATALAGRIGTGQRRTLERSRAWRCDDRWHTTYWVGRWPQGGGALPTARTVTALTAVPAMAGSFALTLSRGTGRSPALSAYVRITARDDRQLTSARRELERVARQHKVGLVRLDREQLPGVLATLPLGGTS; encoded by the coding sequence ATGACCACCGCAAGCACAGCACGCCGTGATCGCAGGCAGGGCCCCGCGCCGGCCGCGCTGCATCTGAGTTCGCGCCCCGGGCGGATAGGCGTACTCCGCCTGCATCAGCTGGCCCTGGTCGAGGTGGCCGCGGCCCTGGTGCTGATCGGCGCGGCGGCCGGACGTGCGGTGCTGGTGCCCTGTTCGGTGGTGGCGGCCGTGCTGGTGGCCGCGGCCGTGGTACGTCGGCGGGGCAGGCCGCTGCCCGAGTGGCTGACCAGCGTGATGGCGATGCGGCGCAGGCAGCGCGAGGCGGCCAGGGAGGCCGCGCGGGAGCCGGGGACACCGGGCGGCGCGGCAATTGCCGCGGCTTCGGGGCTCATCGACCCGGCGCTGGCGCCGATCACCGAATGCGATCCGGCGCTGCGCACGTACACCTTCTCCGGGCGGCGGCGGGACCGCAGCGTCGGGATGGTGGGCGACGGTACGTTCCTGACGGCGGTGCTGCTGGTGCAGTCGCGGGACGAACCGCTGCGTACGGCCAGGCCGATGCCGCTGGGGCTGCTCTACGACGCCTTGGAGATCGACGACATAGCGCTGGCGTCCGTCCAGGTCGTGCAGCACGTCCAGCCCGCCCCCGCGCCGCACCTGCCGCCGCAGGCGGTGGCGGCGGTGTCGTACGGGCCGTTGCAGGCGCAGTACGGGACGCCGGCGATCCGGGTGACCTGGGTGGCGCTGAAACTGGACCCCGAACTGTGTCCCGAGGCGGTGCTGGCCCGCGGCGGGGGGCTCGGCGGCGCCCAGCGTGCGGTGCTGCGAGCGGCGGACCATGTGGCCAGCAGGCTGGCGGGGGCCGGTTTCGAGGCGTCGGTGCTGGACGAGGAGGAGCTGACCGCCGCGCTGGCCACGTCGGCGGGCGTCAATCCGCTGGCGACGGCGCTGGCCGGGCGGATCGGCACCGGTCAGCGCAGGACGTTGGAGCGCAGCCGCGCCTGGCGCTGCGACGACCGCTGGCACACCACGTACTGGGTGGGGCGCTGGCCGCAGGGCGGCGGAGCACTGCCCACCGCCCGTACGGTCACCGCCCTTACCGCGGTGCCCGCGATGGCCGGAAGCTTCGCCCTGACGCTGAGCCGCGGCACCGGGCGGAGCCCGGCGCTGAGCGCGTACGTACGGATAACGGCCCGCGACGACCGCCAGCTCACCTCGGCACGCCGGGAATTGGAGCGGGTGGCGCGCCAGCACAAGGTGGGGCTGGTGCGGCTCGACCGCGAGCAGCTGCCGGGTGTGCTGGCCACACTGCCGCTGGGAGGGACCAGCTGA
- a CDS encoding SCO5717 family growth-regulating ATPase encodes MNSDRDDNRAGGAAPVEEPAEGDVTGEYRFDFTPPAWYMQNGSGSGDENAATAVPQPPQHAPAQAPVPAAPEAPAAPEPGGPAAEDVTARVPVWEVPPPRTPEEPAAGAAPLAGGAPWSVPAAPQAAEAPSAPAERPAWSGTPVSPAAAEPAEPASAAAEPAAAAPAPEPAPEPKTAPEAAPEARPVAEEADGPESRGDLVGRETVRFSPAALRQEIEERAGVRIEDVAQADPRPPQQAAEVPEEAAPIAAAAQEVRPEPEDAGPEQAPPQDAVPENAPAAGPPAAWAPLPQTPPIAEPAPWAPAAPQSAVPPLPPHFERAEPQYPTPESSQSFPSPVAPPVVPAVPPQGPAAAYPPPVPAAPVQYPGAGFPAPEPPAPTQPRPQGGYGFPPAAPNPPAAPAAPFQANPQGGYGFPQPPAPPQGGQGGYGFPQQQPPQPPQGHGAVPTGLPPQQQPPPPVENRTPPPQGGYGFPPPPQPGYPQPVSAEPEAAGPLPPLPAQGGYGFPQQQPAQNLPAPYAPPQQQPPQGHGVDPRQGGHGAQGGDPAAPAAQPGPVDPRSGGWPTVTPDQRQRTTQGGAPLGYTAAVELSSDRLLRNQPKPRKPGANAQPSRFRIGGKKEEAERQRKLELIRTPVLSCYRIAVISLKGGVGKTTTTTALGSTLASERQDKILAIDANPDAGTLGRRVRRETGATIRDLVQAIPYLNSYMDIRRFTSQAPSGLEIIANDVDPAVSTAFSDEDYRRAIDVLGRQYPVILTDSGTGLLYSAMRGVLDLADQLIIVSTPSVDGASSASTTLDWLSAHGYADLVARSITVISGVRETGKMIKVEDIVSHFQTRCRGVQVVPFDEHLAAGAEVDLDMMRPKTREAYFHLSAMVAEDFVRAQQAQGLWTADGQHQPPHQAPPMPGPYGAAPAGYPAQGQPGQPAQPLWPGQPSPPAQPPQPPYGQPVQPGQAPPAQYGAPPQAPQPYQQGGPGGPQQAQPFQPQSPQPQAPQPQQGWPVPQQPEQQGYGYPPPPQ; translated from the coding sequence GTGAACAGCGATCGGGACGACAACCGCGCGGGCGGGGCCGCCCCTGTCGAGGAACCGGCCGAAGGCGACGTGACGGGCGAGTACCGCTTCGATTTCACTCCGCCGGCCTGGTACATGCAGAACGGCAGCGGGAGCGGCGACGAGAACGCGGCCACGGCGGTGCCGCAGCCGCCGCAGCACGCGCCCGCCCAGGCGCCGGTTCCTGCGGCGCCGGAGGCCCCGGCCGCGCCGGAGCCGGGCGGACCGGCGGCCGAGGACGTGACGGCACGGGTGCCGGTGTGGGAGGTGCCGCCGCCGCGCACACCGGAGGAACCCGCGGCAGGGGCCGCGCCGTTGGCCGGCGGGGCGCCGTGGTCGGTGCCCGCCGCGCCGCAGGCGGCCGAGGCGCCGAGCGCCCCGGCCGAGCGCCCCGCGTGGTCCGGCACCCCGGTCTCGCCCGCAGCGGCCGAGCCCGCCGAGCCCGCCTCCGCCGCGGCCGAGCCCGCCGCCGCTGCCCCGGCCCCCGAGCCGGCTCCGGAGCCGAAAACCGCGCCCGAGGCCGCGCCGGAAGCCCGGCCGGTGGCGGAGGAAGCGGACGGTCCGGAGTCGCGCGGCGACCTGGTGGGCCGCGAGACCGTACGGTTCTCCCCCGCCGCGCTGCGGCAGGAGATCGAGGAGCGGGCCGGCGTGCGGATCGAGGACGTCGCACAGGCGGACCCGCGTCCGCCGCAGCAGGCAGCCGAAGTGCCCGAGGAGGCCGCGCCCATAGCGGCGGCCGCGCAGGAGGTGCGGCCCGAGCCGGAGGACGCCGGGCCGGAGCAGGCGCCGCCGCAGGACGCCGTTCCCGAAAATGCGCCCGCCGCAGGGCCGCCGGCCGCGTGGGCGCCGCTTCCGCAGACGCCGCCCATTGCCGAGCCCGCGCCATGGGCGCCGGCGGCGCCGCAGAGCGCGGTGCCGCCGCTGCCGCCGCACTTCGAGCGCGCGGAACCGCAGTATCCGACCCCGGAGAGCTCCCAGTCCTTCCCTTCCCCCGTTGCGCCGCCGGTCGTTCCGGCCGTTCCGCCGCAGGGACCGGCCGCCGCCTATCCCCCGCCCGTGCCCGCCGCGCCGGTCCAGTACCCGGGTGCCGGATTCCCCGCCCCCGAGCCGCCGGCGCCGACCCAGCCCCGGCCGCAGGGCGGATACGGCTTCCCGCCCGCCGCACCGAACCCGCCCGCGGCACCCGCCGCGCCTTTCCAGGCCAATCCGCAGGGCGGATACGGCTTCCCGCAGCCGCCCGCGCCACCGCAGGGCGGTCAGGGCGGTTACGGCTTCCCCCAGCAGCAGCCCCCCCAACCGCCGCAAGGCCACGGCGCCGTGCCGACCGGCCTGCCGCCGCAGCAGCAGCCGCCGCCGCCGGTGGAGAACAGGACGCCGCCTCCGCAAGGGGGTTACGGTTTTCCGCCGCCGCCGCAGCCCGGGTACCCGCAGCCCGTGAGCGCGGAGCCCGAGGCGGCGGGACCGCTGCCACCACTGCCCGCGCAGGGCGGATACGGCTTCCCGCAGCAGCAGCCGGCGCAGAACCTGCCGGCGCCGTACGCCCCGCCGCAGCAACAGCCGCCGCAGGGCCACGGGGTCGATCCGCGGCAGGGCGGGCACGGCGCGCAGGGCGGCGACCCGGCGGCCCCCGCCGCGCAGCCGGGTCCTGTGGACCCGCGGTCCGGCGGCTGGCCGACGGTGACGCCCGATCAGCGGCAGCGCACCACGCAGGGCGGCGCCCCGCTGGGCTACACCGCCGCCGTGGAGCTGTCGTCGGACCGGCTGCTGCGCAATCAGCCGAAGCCGAGGAAGCCGGGCGCGAACGCGCAGCCGAGCCGGTTCAGGATCGGCGGCAAGAAGGAGGAGGCGGAGCGGCAGCGGAAGCTGGAGCTGATCCGTACGCCGGTGCTGTCGTGCTACCGGATCGCGGTGATCAGCCTCAAGGGCGGCGTCGGCAAGACGACGACCACGACCGCACTGGGTTCGACCCTCGCCAGCGAGCGGCAGGACAAGATCCTGGCGATCGACGCGAACCCCGACGCGGGCACGCTCGGCCGCCGGGTCCGCAGGGAGACCGGCGCGACGATCCGCGACCTGGTGCAGGCGATCCCGTATCTGAACAGCTACATGGACATCCGCCGCTTCACCTCGCAGGCGCCGTCCGGCCTGGAGATCATCGCGAACGACGTGGACCCCGCGGTCTCGACGGCGTTCAGCGACGAGGACTACCGGCGCGCGATCGATGTGCTCGGCCGGCAGTATCCGGTGATCCTCACCGACTCGGGCACAGGTCTGCTCTACAGCGCGATGCGCGGGGTGCTGGATCTGGCCGACCAGCTGATCATCGTCTCGACGCCGTCGGTGGACGGCGCCTCCAGCGCCAGTACGACGCTGGACTGGCTGTCGGCGCACGGCTACGCCGACCTGGTGGCACGCAGTATCACGGTGATCTCCGGGGTCCGCGAGACCGGGAAGATGATCAAGGTCGAGGACATCGTGTCGCACTTCCAAACCCGCTGCCGCGGGGTGCAGGTCGTGCCGTTCGACGAGCACCTGGCGGCGGGCGCCGAGGTGGACCTCGACATGATGCGGCCGAAGACCAGGGAGGCGTACTTCCACCTCTCCGCGATGGTCGCCGAGGACTTCGTCCGCGCCCAGCAGGCGCAGGGCCTCTGGACGGCGGACGGCCAGCACCAGCCGCCGCACCAGGCACCGCCGATGCCCGGGCCGTACGGCGCCGCCCCGGCCGGCTACCCGGCGCAGGGCCAGCCGGGGCAACCCGCTCAGCCCCTGTGGCCAGGACAGCCCAGCCCGCCCGCGCAGCCGCCTCAGCCGCCCTACGGCCAGCCCGTGCAGCCGGGCCAGGCACCGCCCGCGCAGTACGGCGCCCCGCCGCAGGCCCCGCAGCCGTATCAGCAGGGCGGTCCCGGCGGGCCGCAGCAGGCGCAGCCCTTCCAGCCGCAGTCGCCGCAGCCGCAGGCACCCCAGCCGCAGCAGGGCTGGCCGGTGCCCCAGCAGCCGGAGCAGCAGGGCTACGGCTACCCGCCGCCCCCGCAGTAG
- a CDS encoding bifunctional riboflavin kinase/FAD synthetase, with protein MQRWRGLDDVPGDWGRCVVTIGSYDGVHRGHQLIMGRAVERARELGLPSVVVTFDPHPSEVVRPGSHPPLLSAHHHRAELVAALGVDALLIIPFTSEFSKQSPSEFVRTVLVDGLHAKLVVEGPSFRFGHKAAGDVDFLSALGLKYDYDLEVVDLFMRGEAGGGEPFSSSLTRRLIGAGDVAGAAEVLGRPHRVEGVVVRGAQRGRELGYPTANVETLPHTAIPADGVYAGWLHVADEAMPAAISVGTNPTFDGTSRTVEAYAIDRVDLDLYGLHVAVDFLAYLRGMEKFDTIEALLERMADDVKRARDLVVAAPQPTRSDG; from the coding sequence GTGCAGCGCTGGCGGGGCTTGGATGACGTTCCCGGTGACTGGGGACGCTGCGTCGTCACCATCGGCTCCTACGACGGCGTCCACCGGGGCCACCAGCTGATCATGGGCCGGGCGGTGGAGCGGGCACGGGAACTGGGGCTGCCGTCGGTGGTCGTGACCTTCGACCCGCACCCGAGCGAGGTCGTCAGGCCCGGCAGCCACCCGCCGCTGCTGTCGGCCCACCACCACCGCGCGGAGCTGGTCGCCGCGCTCGGCGTGGACGCGCTGCTGATCATCCCCTTCACCAGCGAATTCTCGAAGCAGTCGCCGAGCGAGTTCGTCCGTACGGTGCTGGTGGACGGCCTGCACGCCAAGCTCGTGGTGGAGGGCCCGAGCTTCCGCTTCGGCCACAAGGCCGCCGGTGACGTGGACTTCCTGTCGGCGCTCGGGCTGAAGTACGACTACGACCTGGAGGTCGTGGACCTCTTCATGCGCGGTGAGGCGGGCGGCGGTGAGCCGTTCTCCTCCAGCCTGACCCGGCGGCTGATCGGCGCCGGCGATGTCGCGGGCGCCGCGGAGGTGCTGGGCCGGCCGCACCGGGTCGAGGGCGTGGTCGTCCGCGGCGCGCAGCGCGGCCGGGAGCTGGGCTATCCCACGGCCAACGTCGAGACACTGCCGCACACCGCCATCCCCGCCGACGGCGTCTACGCGGGCTGGCTGCACGTCGCTGACGAGGCCATGCCCGCGGCGATCTCGGTCGGCACCAACCCGACCTTCGACGGCACCTCACGAACCGTCGAGGCCTACGCCATCGACCGGGTCGACCTGGACCTCTACGGCCTGCACGTGGCCGTGGACTTCCTCGCGTATCTGCGGGGGATGGAGAAGTTCGACACGATCGAGGCGCTGCTCGAACGGATGGCCGACGATGTGAAGCGGGCCAGGGACCTGGTCGTGGCGGCCCCGCAGCCGACCCGCTCCGACGGCTGA
- a CDS encoding trypsin-like peptidase domain-containing protein: MAAARGAADGGSDDVFVRVCDLAGRPRGTGFLADRDGTMVTSHEAVDGLARLVLHAPGGQLCLVEAAAITALPEQGLALVATEGLTVPPLPIAPGGPAHPERRIRVRLPQRTEGAVLGTATVTYTATDRFHLLEDVYELALDGADLSRVPPQASGAPVIDAATGAVLGVVATALHAGHRAAGFALPLWPADTPPALAELLARNAATVPGYGPHLNLAGALQLTATSVGAATGPGAWRDPVARPYVAEALRDFSAAYGDDAAMVLGLVGEPGSGRTTELVRLAADRARGTLPAPTVWLRGAELRPADGGIKDAVERSLRSAARIVGAATTGEPLYASPDAVAGLARAAGRPLLILLDAPEEMPTALAHALPDWAAGTAGWLRAGAARLVIACRPEFWDQAGRLLPAWLLHGPAAVSRADGGQALPPCLRLGDLDAAQAAAARERYGVPEGALGGADEAHPLTLRLLSELRAAVAEGAGGTPSRAEVFAAHLDLVCLRIAVRLAAAADPPVRGTGVRRLAARVAGQVHEAARRCLGPGQGELDREAFEELFPWRTGWASAVLTEGLLVPAGAGYRFAHEEAADWLQAVHLDLGAALHALVHRWFAPQAAHSADAPVRLPARPAARPAARAGQPPPVPQAPPVAPLSPRALPVPRHRAGPVVQALLMAPPHVLTRHLAGLAQALDHRTPPPTRCTPRKAPALPPPADLDADTVPTPRTRRGVRRDAAPGVPPQDLGDGGWPHGVSAAGRPAPPGPEERRGDALWWAAHLLREVLLRLPDAAVCRGVLRDLAARTAVRAVERGGFTAEGMGGLGDFGPWFWRRVRLPVAERLELLRLLLPADGPPGASDRSDRFLAAVAELLCHFPAEAVPAVCGWFDDDRPLQAPAGVAGSRLTVASAAQALLHTHRGQAVDDLTEALVAAAHPGADELLAALVEDEPSAVCRAVDRWAHDPRPGRHVAAAAYGSRAALVVRSDADRELLRYAALTILARPADCALHGAALGMLVRDPATRDRHLPVALGRFTAGDPRVPAGPLAAALTTHPEPVLAAFQARLRSADPGRDESDLFAAMAAVTDPALARRTAALVQDHLRHRPAGAAGVARFLDLRLEQGPGVRAVVLPLTAALLRDHPPHVRGALLAVLAAPGSRLSRPLRQELLDAALETERDPDVLDALLTAAADGARRRPPPLTHDLVRRLGLLLGRTPEGAARFDRRIVELAAAVPDFGHLLLRWLTDTTTWDPLVGPSARHRLTRTS; the protein is encoded by the coding sequence TACGGGTGCGGCTGCCGCAGCGTACCGAGGGCGCGGTGCTGGGCACGGCCACCGTCACATACACCGCGACCGACCGCTTCCACCTGCTGGAGGACGTCTACGAACTCGCCCTGGACGGCGCAGACCTGAGCCGCGTACCGCCGCAGGCGTCCGGCGCGCCGGTGATCGACGCGGCGACCGGCGCGGTGCTCGGCGTCGTCGCCACCGCGCTGCACGCCGGGCACCGGGCGGCCGGCTTCGCCCTGCCGCTGTGGCCCGCTGACACCCCGCCCGCGCTGGCCGAGCTGCTGGCGCGCAATGCCGCGACCGTGCCCGGCTACGGGCCGCACCTCAACCTCGCGGGCGCGCTCCAGCTCACCGCGACCTCGGTCGGCGCCGCGACCGGCCCCGGCGCGTGGCGCGACCCGGTCGCCCGCCCCTACGTCGCCGAGGCGTTGCGGGACTTCTCCGCCGCATATGGCGACGACGCGGCAATGGTCCTCGGCCTGGTCGGCGAGCCCGGCAGCGGCCGTACCACCGAGCTGGTGCGGCTCGCCGCCGACCGGGCGCGCGGCACGCTGCCCGCGCCCACGGTGTGGCTGCGCGGTGCGGAACTGCGTCCCGCGGACGGCGGCATCAAGGACGCGGTGGAGCGCTCGCTGCGTTCCGCGGCCCGTATCGTCGGCGCCGCCACGACCGGGGAGCCGCTCTACGCCTCGCCTGACGCCGTCGCCGGCCTCGCCCGGGCCGCCGGGCGCCCGCTGCTGATCCTGCTGGACGCCCCGGAGGAGATGCCGACGGCCCTCGCCCACGCCCTGCCCGACTGGGCCGCGGGCACCGCCGGCTGGCTCCGCGCGGGCGCGGCGCGGCTGGTCATCGCCTGCCGCCCCGAATTCTGGGACCAGGCGGGCCGGCTGCTGCCCGCCTGGCTGCTCCACGGCCCTGCGGCCGTATCGCGCGCGGACGGCGGGCAGGCGCTGCCGCCGTGCCTGCGGCTCGGCGACCTGGACGCGGCACAGGCCGCGGCGGCGCGCGAGCGCTACGGCGTGCCCGAGGGCGCGCTCGGGGGCGCGGACGAGGCGCATCCGCTGACACTGCGGCTGCTGTCCGAGCTGCGCGCGGCCGTGGCGGAGGGCGCGGGTGGGACACCGTCGCGGGCGGAGGTCTTCGCCGCGCACCTGGACCTGGTGTGCTTGCGGATCGCGGTCCGGCTGGCCGCCGCCGCGGACCCGCCGGTACGCGGCACCGGCGTACGGCGGCTGGCCGCCCGGGTCGCCGGACAGGTGCACGAGGCGGCCCGCCGCTGCCTCGGGCCCGGCCAGGGCGAGCTGGACCGGGAGGCATTCGAGGAGCTCTTCCCGTGGCGTACGGGCTGGGCCTCCGCCGTGCTGACCGAGGGCCTGCTCGTGCCCGCGGGCGCCGGCTACCGCTTCGCCCACGAGGAGGCGGCCGACTGGCTCCAGGCCGTCCACCTGGACCTGGGCGCGGCACTGCACGCCCTGGTCCACCGCTGGTTCGCCCCGCAGGCCGCGCACTCCGCCGACGCGCCCGTACGCCTGCCGGCGCGTCCCGCGGCGCGTCCCGCGGCGCGCGCCGGGCAGCCGCCGCCCGTACCGCAGGCGCCCCCGGTCGCCCCGCTGTCCCCGCGCGCGCTGCCGGTGCCCCGGCACCGCGCGGGGCCTGTCGTGCAGGCGCTGCTGATGGCGCCGCCGCATGTCCTGACCCGGCATCTGGCGGGCCTGGCCCAGGCCCTGGACCACAGGACCCCGCCGCCGACCCGCTGCACCCCGCGCAAGGCGCCCGCACTGCCGCCACCGGCCGACCTCGACGCCGACACGGTGCCCACCCCCCGGACCCGCAGGGGCGTCCGCCGCGACGCCGCCCCCGGCGTCCCGCCGCAGGACCTCGGCGACGGCGGCTGGCCCCACGGGGTGTCCGCCGCCGGGCGGCCGGCCCCGCCGGGACCGGAGGAGCGGCGCGGCGACGCCTTGTGGTGGGCGGCGCATCTGCTGCGGGAAGTGCTGCTGCGGCTGCCGGACGCGGCGGTCTGCCGCGGAGTGCTGCGCGACCTGGCCGCCAGGACGGCGGTACGGGCGGTGGAGCGCGGCGGCTTCACGGCGGAAGGCATGGGCGGGCTCGGCGACTTCGGGCCGTGGTTCTGGCGCCGGGTGCGGCTGCCGGTCGCGGAACGCCTCGAACTGCTGCGGCTGCTGCTGCCCGCCGACGGCCCGCCCGGGGCGTCGGACCGCTCGGACCGCTTCCTGGCCGCCGTCGCCGAGCTGCTGTGCCACTTCCCGGCCGAGGCGGTGCCCGCGGTGTGCGGCTGGTTCGACGACGACCGGCCGCTGCAGGCCCCGGCGGGCGTGGCGGGGTCGCGGCTGACCGTCGCCTCGGCCGCGCAGGCGCTGCTGCACACCCACCGCGGGCAGGCCGTGGACGACCTGACCGAGGCCCTGGTCGCCGCGGCGCACCCGGGCGCCGACGAACTGCTGGCCGCCCTGGTCGAGGACGAGCCGTCCGCGGTGTGCCGGGCCGTCGACCGCTGGGCGCACGACCCGCGCCCGGGGCGGCATGTCGCGGCAGCCGCGTACGGGTCCCGCGCCGCGCTCGTCGTCCGCTCCGACGCCGACCGCGAACTGCTGCGTTACGCCGCCCTGACGATCCTCGCCCGCCCCGCCGACTGCGCGCTGCACGGCGCCGCCCTGGGCATGCTCGTGCGCGACCCCGCCACGCGCGACCGCCATCTGCCGGTCGCGCTGGGCCGTTTCACCGCGGGCGACCCCCGGGTGCCGGCCGGACCGCTCGCCGCGGCGCTCACCACCCATCCGGAGCCGGTACTGGCCGCCTTCCAGGCCCGGCTGCGGTCCGCGGATCCCGGCCGGGACGAGAGCGACCTGTTCGCGGCCATGGCCGCGGTCACCGACCCGGCGCTCGCCCGCAGGACCGCCGCGCTGGTCCAGGACCACCTGCGGCACCGCCCGGCAGGCGCCGCCGGTGTGGCGCGCTTCCTCGACCTGCGGCTCGAACAGGGTCCGGGGGTGCGGGCCGTTGTCCTCCCGCTGACCGCCGCGCTGCTGCGCGACCACCCGCCGCATGTCCGCGGCGCCCTCCTCGCGGTGCTCGCCGCTCCCGGGAGCCGGCTGTCCCGGCCGCTGCGCCAGGAGCTGCTGGACGCGGCCCTGGAGACCGAACGCGACCCCGATGTGCTGGACGCGCTGCTCACCGCCGCCGCCGACGGTGCCCGCCGCCGGCCGCCGCCCCTCACCCACGACCTGGTCCGCCGCCTCGGCCTGCTCCTCGGCCGCACCCCCGAAGGCGCCGCCCGCTTCGACCGCCGCATCGTCGAACTCGCCGCCGCCGTACCCGACTTCGGCCATCTCCTCCTGCGCTGGCTCACCGACACCACCACCTGGGACCCCCTTGTGGGCCCCAGCGCCCGCCACCGCCTCACCCGCACCTCCTGA